CGCCATCGCCACGCGCGACGCGGCCCGGGCCCGCGCCGACCGCTTCACCGAACTCGCCAAGGCGCAGGTAGTTAGCCGACAGGACCTGCTGGACGCGCAGGCGACGGCCGATTCCGCCGCCGCCGCCGTCGAACGCGCCCGCGCCGCACTCGAAACGGCCGAAATCAATCGCCAGTTCACGCAGGTCAGCGCGCCGATCTCCGGCCGCATCGGCCGCTCCGTGGTCACCACCGGCGCGCTGGTGTCGGCCGCCCAGGCGGAGCCGCTCACCACCATCCAGCGGCTCGACCCGATCTTCGTCGACATCCAGCAGTCGAGCGGCGTGTTGCTGGGGCTGCGCCGGCAACTGGCCGACGGCGGTGTCACGCGTGCGTCCACCGCCGTCAGCCTGGTTCTCGAGGACGGCAGCCGCTACCGCCACGAGGGCGTGCTGCAATTCGCGGAATCCATGGTGGATGCGAGCACCGGCACCGTCACCATTCGCGCGCGTTTCCCGAATCCCGAAGGCTTGCTGCTGCCCGGCATGTACGTGCGCGCGGAGTTCTCGCCGGTCGAGGCGCAACACGCGATCCTTGCGCCCCAGCAGGCCATCTCGCGCGATGTGAAAGGCAACGCAACGGCCCTGGTGGTCGACAAGGATTCAAAGGCCGAAATGCGCACGCTGGTCGCGGACCGCACCGTCGGCGACAAGTGGCTGGTGACTTCGGGGCTCGCGGCCGGCGACAAACTCATCGTCGAAGGTCTGGGCCGCATCAAGCCGGGCCAGGCCGTCAAGCCGGTGCCCTTGAAAGTTGCCGCCTCCGCTGGCGGCGGTGGATCGCTTTCGCTCGCCGCTGACTGACGATGCTGTCCCGCGTATTCATCGAACGGCCCGTGCTGGCATGGGTCATCTCCATCCTGATCATGCTGGGCGGCGTCGCGGGCATCCGCACGCTGCCCGTGGAGCAGTATCCGGACATCGCACCGCCCTCGGTCAACGTCCGGGCAAACTACCCGGGCGCTTCGGCCGAGACGCTCGAGTCCAGCGTGACGCAGGTGATCGAGCAGCAGCTCACCGGCATCGACGGGTTGATCTATTTCTCCTCGAGCTCGAGTGCGAATGGCACGGCCACCGTGACGCTCACGTTCGATCAGGGCACCGACGCGGACATCGCGCAGGTGCAGGTGCAGAACAAGGTGCAACAAGCGCTGCCGCGGATGCCGCAGCAGGTGCAGGCGCAGGGCCTGGTGGTCACGAAGTCCAACCCCGACTTCCTGATGGTGCTGTCGGTCTACGATGAATCGGACGTCGCGCGCAGCGGCGACGTATCCGACTATCTGGTCTCGAACCTGCAGGATGCCATCGGCCGCCTGCCCGGCGTCGGCGACATGAACGTGTTCGGTTCGCAGTACGCGATGCGCATCTGGCTCGATCCGTCGAAGCTCGTGAGCTTCGGATTGATGCCCGGCGACATCATCACGGCGCTGCAGGCGCAGAACACGCAGGTGGCGGCCGGCCAGCTCGGCGCGCAACCGACCTCGCCGGAACAGATGCTGAACGCCACCGTCACGGCGCGTTCGCGTTTCACCGATGCGGAACAATTCCGCCGCGTCATCGTCAAGACGCGCGGCGACGGCTCGACCGTGCGGCTTTCGGACGTGGCGCGCGTCGAGCTCGGCAGCGAGAGTTACGGCACCGTGACGCGTCTCAACGGCCATCCCGGCGGCGGCATCGCGGTGCAGCTCGCGCCCGGCGCCGACGCGTTGCGCACCTCGGAGCTCGTGAAGGCGGAAGTCGAGCGGCAGGCCAAGTCCTTCCCGCCCGGATATCGCTACGCGTTTCCGCTCGACAGCACGGACTTCGTGAAATTGTCCATCGAGGAGGTCGTCAAGACGCTGCTCGAAGCGATCCTGCTGGTCGTCATCGTCATGTTCGTGTTCCTGCAGAGCTGGCGCGCGACGCTGATTCCGGCCATCGCCGTGCCCGTCGTGTTGTTAGGCACGTTCGGCGTGCTGGCGGTGTGCGGGTTCACCATCAATACGCTGACCTTGTTCGGCATGGTGCTGGCCATCGGTTTGCTGGTCGACGACGCCATCGTGGTCGTCGAGAACGTCGAGCGCGTCATGCGCGAGGAGCCCGGGGTCTCCGCGCACGATGCCACGGTGCGCTCGATGGGCGAGATCCAGACGGCGTTGATCGCGATTGCACTCGTGTTGTCGGCCGTGTTCCTGCCGATGGCGTTCTTCGGCGGCTCGGTGGGCGAGATCTATCGCCAGTTCTCCATCACGATGGTCGCGGCCATGGTGTTGTCCGTCGTGGTGGCGATCGTGCTCTCGCCCGCGCTGGCTTCGACGCTGCTCAAGCCTCCGACGCCGGAGCTCATCGCGCGCCGCAAACGCGTGACCGCGGCGATGCATCGCGTCGGCGATCGCTTTCAGGCCTGGTTCGAACGCATGGCCGAAAAATACCGGGCCACGGTCGAGCGCGTGCTCGATCACGGCCGCATCGCGTTCGGCGCATACCTGGTGCTGGTGCTGGTGCTGGTCGTGGTGTTCCTGGCGCTGCCGACCAGTTTCCTCCCGGTCGAAGACCAAGGCCGCGCGCAATTGCAGTTCACGCTGCCCCCGGGCGCGACCGAGTCGCGCACGCTGGCCGCGGTCAAGGAAGTCGAGCACTACTTCCTCAATGACGAGAAGGAAAACGTGCCGATCATCTTCACGATCGTCGGCCAGAGCCAGGCGGGTGCCGGGCAAAATGCCGGCCGCGGTTTCATCGCCCTCGCTCCGTGGGATGTGCGCGAGGGCAAATCGCGCAGCGCCGCCGCCATCACGCAGCGTGCGACAAAAACGCTGGCGCGCATCCGCGATGCGGAATTCTTCGCGCTGAACCCGCCGCCGGTGCGCGGGCTCGGCCAGTCGAGCGGCTTCACGATGGAATTGCTGAACAGCGGCAACCTGAGCCGCGCG
This sequence is a window from Pseudomonadota bacterium. Protein-coding genes within it:
- a CDS encoding efflux RND transporter periplasmic adaptor subunit, coding for MALAGCGKDSGKAGAKSEPEAGYVVLKPESVPLQVELPGRTAAFETSEVRPQVSGIIQARLFTEGSTVRAGDVLYRIDPRIYESAAGQARADLTSAIATRDAARARADRFTELAKAQVVSRQDLLDAQATADSAAAAVERARAALETAEINRQFTQVSAPISGRIGRSVVTTGALVSAAQAEPLTTIQRLDPIFVDIQQSSGVLLGLRRQLADGGVTRASTAVSLVLEDGSRYRHEGVLQFAESMVDASTGTVTIRARFPNPEGLLLPGMYVRAEFSPVEAQHAILAPQQAISRDVKGNATALVVDKDSKAEMRTLVADRTVGDKWLVTSGLAAGDKLIVEGLGRIKPGQAVKPVPLKVAASAGGGGSLSLAAD
- a CDS encoding efflux RND transporter permease subunit; this encodes MLSRVFIERPVLAWVISILIMLGGVAGIRTLPVEQYPDIAPPSVNVRANYPGASAETLESSVTQVIEQQLTGIDGLIYFSSSSSANGTATVTLTFDQGTDADIAQVQVQNKVQQALPRMPQQVQAQGLVVTKSNPDFLMVLSVYDESDVARSGDVSDYLVSNLQDAIGRLPGVGDMNVFGSQYAMRIWLDPSKLVSFGLMPGDIITALQAQNTQVAAGQLGAQPTSPEQMLNATVTARSRFTDAEQFRRVIVKTRGDGSTVRLSDVARVELGSESYGTVTRLNGHPGGGIAVQLAPGADALRTSELVKAEVERQAKSFPPGYRYAFPLDSTDFVKLSIEEVVKTLLEAILLVVIVMFVFLQSWRATLIPAIAVPVVLLGTFGVLAVCGFTINTLTLFGMVLAIGLLVDDAIVVVENVERVMREEPGVSAHDATVRSMGEIQTALIAIALVLSAVFLPMAFFGGSVGEIYRQFSITMVAAMVLSVVVAIVLSPALASTLLKPPTPELIARRKRVTAAMHRVGDRFQAWFERMAEKYRATVERVLDHGRIAFGAYLVLVLVLVVVFLALPTSFLPVEDQGRAQLQFTLPPGATESRTLAAVKEVEHYFLNDEKENVPIIFTIVGQSQAGAGQNAGRGFIALAPWDVREGKSRSAAAITQRATKTLARIRDAEFFALNPPPVRGLGQSSGFTMELLNSGNLSRADFKAARDKLLAAARADDSLTNVRTNSLEDTPALSVDIDQEKVGALGLAQHDVDATLSAAWGGNYVNDFIDRGRVKRVYVQGDAQFRSRPEDLGSWYVRTADGSMAPFSAFASTSWHQAPVTVGRYNGLSAYEIQGATAPGRSTGDAMERMEKLAADIPGTSIAWSGLSYQERLSSGQAPYLYAISLLVVFLCLAALYESWSVPVSVLLVVPLGLLGAAMAVWLRGLENDVYFQVGLLTTMGLAAKNAILIVEFAEHAERQGVDPRTAVLQAARLRLRPILMTSLAFIFGVLPLAISTGAGAQSRIAIGTAVIGGMTTGTLLAIFFVPLLFVGVRRLAGRRQVGAG